A section of the Amycolatopsis sp. AA4 genome encodes:
- a CDS encoding WXG100 family type VII secretion target: MAAGGFTGDPKEFTAAEGRVVDATSRMNKNLSDLRSNIEATRAGWEGDAQRAFDNVMRRFDDCGRGLNDALHRIGELLQEAGSTYAKSEAAQHEHINSLNKGFGVLG; encoded by the coding sequence GCGGTTTCACTGGGGATCCGAAGGAATTCACCGCGGCGGAGGGGCGCGTCGTCGACGCGACCAGCCGGATGAACAAGAACCTGAGCGACCTGCGCTCCAACATCGAAGCGACCCGCGCGGGCTGGGAAGGCGACGCGCAGCGCGCCTTCGACAACGTCATGCGCCGCTTCGACGACTGCGGTCGCGGCCTGAACGACGCGCTGCACCGTATCGGCGAGCTGCTCCAGGAAGCGGGTTCCACCTACGCCAAGAGCGAGGCGGCTCAGCACGAGCACATCAACTCGCTCAACAAGGGCTTCGGCGTTCTCGGCTGA